The following proteins are co-located in the Triticum aestivum cultivar Chinese Spring chromosome 1A, IWGSC CS RefSeq v2.1, whole genome shotgun sequence genome:
- the LOC123191274 gene encoding WAS/WASL-interacting protein family member 1 isoform X2 — MYHQFPIAAQPPHISSTQPPRPFSLPPSLPLPPHVPSPRLSSGWRPPPRQGPIALAPSLRSSPSLWCSPSRRGLSCWAGMEWSATSSDSAANRHGVTMAWLWDYSVVATITGPGFLGSLPPPPPLTSETATSAAAHRHRETPARSGARPCPTSPNITGIQIQCEGAGRRDLCQPDHAHVKLLFEMDERRAYERPPNCGRGREWPGSLRAGWMQAW, encoded by the exons ATGTATCACCAATTCCCCATCGCTGCCCAGCCGCCGCACATCTCCTCGACCCAGCCGCCGCGCCctttctccctccctccctccctccctctgccTCCTCATGTTCCCTCGCCTCGACTATCATCCGGATGGCGACCCCCGCCTCGGCAGGGACCCATCGCGCTGGCACCTTCGCTGCGATCCTCGCCGTCGTTGTGGTGTTCGCCCTCGCGCCGGGGGCTATCCTGCTGGGCAGGAATGGAGTGGTCTGCTACATCCAGCGATAGTGCCGCCAACCGACACGGAGTCACAATGGCGTGGTTGTGGGATTACTCCGTCGTGGCCACCATCACGGGACCAGGATTCCTTGGGTcgctgcctccgccgcctccgctgaCCTCTGAgaccgccacctccgccgccgcccaccgccatcGCGAAACCCCAG CGAGGAGCGGCGCAAGGCCATGCCCTACATCACCGAACATCACAG GTATACAGATACAATGTGAGGGCGCTGGACGCAGGGACCTCTGCCAG CCTGACCATGCACATGTGAAGCTTTTGTTCGAGATGGACGAGCGAAGGGCATACGAACGACCGCCAAATTGTGGCAGAGGACGTGAGTGGCCAGGATCGTTGCGAGCTGGGTGGATGCAGGCATGGTGA
- the LOC123191274 gene encoding uncharacterized protein isoform X1, whose translation MYHQFPIAAQPPHISSTQPPRPFSLPPSLPLPPHVPSPRLSSGWRPPPRQGPIALAPSLRSSPSLWCSPSRRGLSCWAGMEWSATSSDSAANRHGVTMAWLWDYSVVATITGPGFLGSLPPPPPLTSETATSAAAHRHRETPARSGARPCPTSPNITGIYVLIIFLYFSDRLYASPILNHRYIGIQIQCEGAGRRDLCQPDHAHVKLLFEMDERRAYERPPNCGRGREWPGSLRAGWMQAW comes from the exons ATGTATCACCAATTCCCCATCGCTGCCCAGCCGCCGCACATCTCCTCGACCCAGCCGCCGCGCCctttctccctccctccctccctccctctgccTCCTCATGTTCCCTCGCCTCGACTATCATCCGGATGGCGACCCCCGCCTCGGCAGGGACCCATCGCGCTGGCACCTTCGCTGCGATCCTCGCCGTCGTTGTGGTGTTCGCCCTCGCGCCGGGGGCTATCCTGCTGGGCAGGAATGGAGTGGTCTGCTACATCCAGCGATAGTGCCGCCAACCGACACGGAGTCACAATGGCGTGGTTGTGGGATTACTCCGTCGTGGCCACCATCACGGGACCAGGATTCCTTGGGTcgctgcctccgccgcctccgctgaCCTCTGAgaccgccacctccgccgccgcccaccgccatcGCGAAACCCCAG CGAGGAGCGGCGCAAGGCCATGCCCTACATCACCGAACATCACAGGTATTTAtgttctgatcatttttctatatTTTTCTGATCGTTTGTATGCTTCACCTATCCTGAATCATAGGTACATAGGTATACAGATACAATGTGAGGGCGCTGGACGCAGGGACCTCTGCCAG CCTGACCATGCACATGTGAAGCTTTTGTTCGAGATGGACGAGCGAAGGGCATACGAACGACCGCCAAATTGTGGCAGAGGACGTGAGTGGCCAGGATCGTTGCGAGCTGGGTGGATGCAGGCATGGTGA